In Ruminiclostridium josui JCM 17888, the genomic window GTAATTAATGAAGCAGAAGCATATAACGGACCATCATTGATTATCTGCTATGCTCCTTGTGAACTCCACGGAGTTAAGGGTGGTATGAACCATTGTCAGGATGAAATGAAGAAGGCTGTTGCTTCTGGTTACTGGAATCTCTTCTCCTTCAACCCTGCTTTAAAAGCAGAAGGAAAGAATCCATTTACTTTGACATCTAAGCCAGGTGACGGAACATATCAAGAGTTCCTCAATAACGAAACACGTTATACTCGTTTACAGCGTGCATTCCCTGAACGTGCGGAAAAACTCTTCCAAGAATCAGAGAAAGCTGCTAAGGAACGTTATGAACATTTATTAAAGTTGGTAGAACTTTATAAATAATATATTATAATAATTAAAACCCTGCAGGATTTTAAGTCCTGTGGGGTTTTTACTTTTTATATTTGGTTGTATGAATATTGTGTAATAAGATAACACTTTTACAATGGGGTGAAAGAGTTATATGAAAAGAAAATATGCAATAGCTGTTACAACCTTGATTGTGATAACTACAATAATTAAACTTATACTTATTTTTATATATCCGGAAAAAATGTCAGTTCACAGTGATGATATAAATTATTATATGAGCGCTGTTTACTTTTTAAAGACAGGAGTTCTTACATACAGAACTTTTAATGAGCCTACGGTTTTTATAATGCCTTTATACCCGATTTTTCTTAGTGGGGTACTAAAGATATTAGGAATAGGTTTTTGGGGACTCCAGGCTGTCAGAATAATTCAAATAGGGCTTTCTGCCCTCAGTATTCTTTTTGTGTACTTAACAGCTAAAAATTTATTTAATAAAAAGGCAGGATTGATATCAGCAGTAATATTTTCTTTTTATCCTCCTAATCTGGTAACACCAGGATATATTCTTACAGAGTGTCTGTTTACTTTTATTCTATTGGCTTTAATATATTTTTCTTTTAAATATGCTGATAATCTTAGCAATTCAAAGGCTGTAATTATAAGTTTACTCTGGATAATTGGAGTTTTTTGCAGACCAACTTTATTGTTTTATTTGTGTTTCTACCTGTTTTATATTTTTATTAATAAATATTATAAACTTTCTCAATGTATTAAGTTTGGTATTACAATGGCACTAATATTTATAGTGTTTGCTCTTCCCTGGTGGGCAAGAAACTATAATGAATATAATATGTTTATTCCTTTAACGGCGTCAAGCGGTAATCCACTTCTGCAGGGCACATATGTTAACTACATTCAAACTCCTGAAAATACAACAAATTATGAGATTGGAAAAACAGCTCTGGAGACAGATAGTATAGAAAGGAAAGTAGCATTTAAAAGAATTCGGGAGGGCTTTAAAAATTATTTTTTTAAGTACTTATACTGGTATACACTAGGAAAGACATTTTATTTTTGGGCATTTCCTTTTTATTGGAATGATGTACTTGGTATCAGTTATTGGCTGGCGGTAATTTACCACATATTTATCGTTATTACTGCTATTTATGGAGTTGTTAAAGGGATTAAAGACAGTATTTTTATGAAAAGTAGTCTCATTATATTTATTGCATTATATTTTAATTTTTTACA contains:
- a CDS encoding glycosyltransferase family 39 protein, with translation MKRKYAIAVTTLIVITTIIKLILIFIYPEKMSVHSDDINYYMSAVYFLKTGVLTYRTFNEPTVFIMPLYPIFLSGVLKILGIGFWGLQAVRIIQIGLSALSILFVYLTAKNLFNKKAGLISAVIFSFYPPNLVTPGYILTECLFTFILLALIYFSFKYADNLSNSKAVIISLLWIIGVFCRPTLLFYLCFYLFYIFINKYYKLSQCIKFGITMALIFIVFALPWWARNYNEYNMFIPLTASSGNPLLQGTYVNYIQTPENTTNYEIGKTALETDSIERKVAFKRIREGFKNYFFKYLYWYTLGKTFYFWAFPFYWNDVLGISYWLAVIYHIFIVITAIYGVVKGIKDSIFMKSSLIIFIALYFNFLHCIYMSFDRYAYPIMGIICIYCGKAFVSGKKLKSKF